One Polynucleobacter sp. MWH-Spelu-300-X4 genomic window carries:
- the glcE gene encoding glycolate oxidase subunit GlcE, with protein sequence MSQSTLNHFKDQILEASASKNVLRITGSGSKDWYGNNLKGTPLPTKDYQGIIDYQPDELVITVKAGTSLKEVESALSEKNQQFAFEPPRLDGATIGGMICSGLAGPGRASVGGLRDFVLGANIMDGQGQIMNFGGTVMKNVAGYDVSRLLPGSLGTLALLLDVSIKVLPKPAASATLHVSIEQGKAIALINQLASQPWPINASCWIGEAVGTLYLRLSGAKAAVQTAITSFKKEYGMQLLDDEAAHIFWDSIRDQKHDWFKNNSEKPLWRLAIPSTAAPLKLAGETLVEWHGGQRWWKGEIASQEIKALARSLDGHASIFKASAKTSDMFSSLKDNPLTAALAPIEERLRKSFDPHGVFATERLI encoded by the coding sequence ATGAGTCAATCCACCTTAAATCACTTCAAAGATCAAATTCTTGAAGCAAGCGCATCAAAAAATGTTTTACGCATTACTGGCTCTGGGTCAAAAGATTGGTATGGCAATAATTTAAAAGGCACGCCACTTCCAACAAAAGATTACCAAGGGATTATTGATTACCAACCCGATGAATTAGTCATTACAGTTAAAGCAGGCACTTCACTTAAAGAAGTGGAATCTGCTTTATCTGAAAAAAATCAACAATTCGCATTTGAGCCCCCTCGTCTTGATGGCGCAACCATTGGCGGCATGATCTGCTCTGGATTAGCAGGCCCAGGAAGAGCTAGCGTTGGAGGATTAAGAGACTTTGTTCTTGGCGCCAACATCATGGATGGTCAAGGTCAAATCATGAATTTTGGTGGTACCGTCATGAAGAACGTAGCCGGATATGATGTCTCTCGCCTGCTACCAGGGTCCCTTGGAACCTTGGCATTACTTCTTGATGTATCTATTAAAGTCTTACCGAAACCCGCTGCAAGCGCGACACTTCACGTTAGCATCGAACAAGGTAAAGCGATTGCCTTAATTAATCAACTAGCCAGTCAACCATGGCCCATTAATGCGAGCTGCTGGATTGGCGAAGCTGTGGGCACGCTATATTTAAGATTAAGCGGTGCTAAGGCGGCAGTTCAAACAGCCATCACATCATTTAAAAAAGAATATGGCATGCAACTATTAGATGATGAAGCGGCTCACATTTTTTGGGATAGCATTAGAGACCAAAAGCATGACTGGTTCAAAAATAATTCTGAAAAGCCACTCTGGCGTCTAGCCATTCCTTCAACAGCAGCGCCATTAAAACTAGCGGGTGAAACCCTTGTCGAGTGGCATGGTGGACAGCGCTGGTGGAAAGGTGAAATTGCCAGCCAAGAAATCAAGGCCCTCGCTAGATCACTAGATGGCCACGCTAGCATTTTTAAAGCTTCTGCCAAAACAAGTGATATGTTTAGCTCGCTAAAAGATAACCCGTTAACAGCTGCGTTAGCTCCGATTGAAGAGCGCCTCAGAAAATCATTCGATCCTCACGGTGTATTTGCAACAGAAAGACTTATCTAA
- the glcF gene encoding glycolate oxidase subunit GlcF, producing the protein MQTELAPQLAGTPEGQTAQAILNKCVHCGFCTATCPTYQLLGDELDGPRGRIYLIKQIAEGKPATEKTRLHLDRCLTCRNCESTCPSGVDYGHLIDIGRKWAEEQTKPRPFIERTIRKILASGLTNKPLFDNGMRLGRLLKPLMPAVIKSKIPTGKHPGTRPTLGKNKTKMLLLEGCVQPGMLPNINNATIRVMHRLGVDVLSASKAGCCGALKYHLNEQTAGLDDMRRNIDAWWPFITGEAPECQGQKVEAILMNASGCGVTVKEYGHLLKDDPQYAEKAKTVSTLCKDLIEVIPNYSKQLKGLLGSFNKKLVYHPPCTLQHGQKIKGVLESFLEELGIHTELCKDSHLCCGSAGTYSVLQPKLSKKLKEQKLNNLLNAVGENGAERIVSANIGCITHLQNNQTPVEHWIELIDTSLGNNH; encoded by the coding sequence ATGCAAACAGAACTAGCTCCCCAACTTGCTGGAACACCGGAAGGTCAAACTGCGCAAGCTATTCTCAATAAGTGTGTTCACTGCGGCTTTTGCACAGCGACTTGCCCCACATATCAACTACTTGGCGATGAATTAGATGGCCCAAGAGGTCGCATTTATTTAATCAAACAAATTGCGGAAGGCAAACCTGCCACCGAAAAAACAAGGTTACATTTAGACAGATGCTTAACTTGTAGAAATTGTGAAAGCACTTGCCCAAGTGGGGTTGATTACGGGCACCTCATTGATATAGGGCGCAAATGGGCGGAAGAACAAACTAAACCAAGACCATTTATCGAGCGCACCATAAGAAAAATACTAGCAAGTGGACTAACCAATAAACCATTATTCGATAACGGCATGCGCTTAGGTAGACTGCTTAAACCATTGATGCCCGCCGTTATTAAAAGCAAAATACCCACAGGAAAACATCCTGGCACTCGACCAACCCTTGGTAAAAACAAAACAAAAATGCTCTTGCTCGAAGGTTGCGTTCAACCAGGCATGCTTCCTAATATCAATAACGCCACTATTCGAGTCATGCATCGCTTAGGCGTAGATGTTTTATCCGCATCTAAAGCAGGCTGCTGTGGCGCACTCAAATACCATCTCAATGAACAAACTGCAGGACTTGATGATATGCGTCGAAATATTGATGCGTGGTGGCCTTTTATTACAGGCGAAGCACCTGAATGCCAAGGTCAAAAAGTCGAGGCAATTCTTATGAATGCTTCAGGGTGTGGCGTCACAGTCAAAGAATATGGTCACCTTCTTAAAGATGATCCTCAATATGCTGAGAAAGCAAAAACAGTCTCAACGCTTTGCAAAGATTTAATTGAAGTTATTCCCAATTACAGTAAACAGTTAAAAGGACTACTTGGTTCATTCAATAAAAAACTGGTTTATCACCCTCCCTGCACACTACAACATGGTCAAAAAATTAAAGGTGTCCTAGAGAGTTTTTTAGAAGAACTAGGTATACATACAGAGCTTTGTAAAGATAGCCACCTTTGCTGCGGCTCTGCGGGGACTTATTCAGTACTTCAACCCAAGTTATCAAAAAAATTAAAAGAACAAAAATTAAACAATCTATTAAATGCTGTGGGTGAGAATGGCGCAGAACGAATTGTGTCCGCTAATATTGGTTGCATTACCCATTTGCAAAATAACCAAACTCCTGTTGAGCACTGGATTGAACTCATTGATACCTCATTAGGAAACAATCATTAA
- the proC gene encoding pyrroline-5-carboxylate reductase, whose translation MTSLSNLKISFIGGGNMASALIGGLINQGAKASNIFVADPFEGTRARLKTEFNIASKESISALSEQIKTSDVLVLAVKPQQFKEAAAELKSTLETSEKKPLCLSVAAGIRTQDMGRWLNHQRLIRAMPNTPALIGQGMTGLYASKDASKEDRLNAENICLAVGKITWVDDEKQIDDITAVSGSGPAYVFAFLEALESAGVAQGLTPEQARLLASQTVIGAATLATQSTETPAVLRERVTSKGGTTYAALQVLEKKQWAAILGEAIAAASARGQEMGEEFGKD comes from the coding sequence ATGACATCTCTTTCAAATTTAAAAATTAGCTTTATCGGCGGCGGCAATATGGCTAGCGCGCTTATTGGCGGCCTCATTAATCAGGGAGCTAAGGCTTCAAATATTTTTGTAGCAGATCCATTTGAAGGCACTCGGGCACGTTTAAAAACAGAATTTAATATTGCCTCAAAAGAAAGTATTTCAGCTTTATCAGAACAAATTAAAACTTCTGATGTTCTGGTTTTAGCCGTTAAACCACAGCAATTTAAAGAAGCTGCCGCAGAACTAAAATCTACTCTTGAAACTTCAGAGAAAAAACCTCTTTGCTTAAGTGTTGCGGCAGGTATTCGCACGCAAGACATGGGTAGATGGTTAAACCATCAACGTCTCATTAGAGCCATGCCTAATACTCCCGCACTCATTGGCCAAGGTATGACTGGCTTATATGCCAGCAAAGACGCTAGCAAGGAAGACCGACTGAATGCGGAAAATATTTGTTTGGCCGTTGGAAAAATCACTTGGGTTGATGACGAAAAGCAAATTGATGACATTACAGCCGTATCAGGTAGTGGCCCAGCTTATGTTTTCGCATTTCTAGAAGCCCTAGAGAGTGCAGGCGTTGCGCAAGGACTAACGCCTGAGCAGGCTCGCTTATTGGCATCTCAAACCGTTATAGGGGCTGCCACCTTAGCGACCCAATCAACAGAAACACCCGCAGTCTTAAGAGAAAGAGTGACCTCTAAAGGTGGCACCACTTACGCTGCGCTACAAGTTCTTGAGAAAAAACAATGGGCTGCCATTTTAGGAGAGGCCATTGCTGCAGCAAGCGCGCGCGGACAAGAAATGGGTGAAGAGTTTGGCAAAGACTAA
- a CDS encoding YggS family pyridoxal phosphate-dependent enzyme yields MSSIHENLNAVKEQISAAAKAAGRSPNEINLLAVSKTFPPEDIREAHQWGQRMFGENYVQEGVQKIGDLKDLRADIEWHFIGPIQSNKSRDVAEHFDWVHSIDRLKIAQRLNDQRPDHLPPLNVCIQVNISGEESKSGIQPSEVVNLCLAIAHMPKLKLRGLMSIPEPTDNEAEQKESHRALFTIFRNLKENPEIQKLPVQLDTLSMGMSSDMTAAISEGSTMVRIGTAIFGKRTYL; encoded by the coding sequence ATGAGTTCCATCCATGAAAACCTGAATGCCGTTAAAGAACAAATCTCAGCAGCAGCGAAGGCTGCTGGGCGCTCACCCAATGAAATTAATTTATTGGCCGTATCCAAGACATTTCCTCCAGAAGATATTAGAGAGGCCCATCAATGGGGACAAAGAATGTTTGGAGAAAATTACGTTCAAGAAGGCGTTCAAAAAATTGGCGACTTAAAAGACTTAAGAGCTGATATTGAATGGCACTTCATTGGCCCAATTCAGAGCAATAAATCTCGGGATGTTGCGGAACATTTTGATTGGGTACACAGCATTGACCGCCTCAAAATTGCACAAAGACTTAATGATCAACGCCCAGATCATTTGCCACCTTTAAACGTTTGCATACAAGTTAATATCAGCGGTGAAGAAAGTAAAAGTGGCATTCAGCCAAGTGAAGTTGTAAATCTATGTTTAGCTATCGCCCATATGCCCAAACTCAAGTTGCGTGGCTTGATGAGTATCCCCGAACCCACAGACAATGAGGCAGAACAAAAAGAATCACACCGTGCTTTATTTACAATTTTTCGCAATTTAAAAGAAAACCCAGAAATTCAGAAATTACCGGTGCAATTAGATACGCTTTCTATGGGCATGTCCTCCGATATGACCGCAGCCATTTCAGAAGGTAGTACGATGGTACGTATTGGCACAGCAATATTTGGCAAAAGAACCTATTTATGA
- a CDS encoding cob(I)yrinic acid a,c-diamide adenosyltransferase — MGKRLTQIATRTGDTGTTGLGDGSRVDKDHLRICAMGDVDELNSEIGVLITEDIPESVAVELRELFSQVQHDLFDLGGELCIPNYTLLKEEQVAQLDGWLAKYNATLPKLEEFILPGGSRAAAQAHVCRTVCRRAERSIVKLGKHEAIHDSPRQYVNRLSDLLFVIARVLNQSGGGADVLWKHKKEPK; from the coding sequence ATGGGCAAAAGATTGACACAAATAGCAACGCGTACGGGTGACACAGGAACCACTGGTTTGGGTGATGGTAGTCGCGTGGATAAAGACCATTTACGCATCTGTGCGATGGGTGATGTGGATGAGCTAAATTCAGAAATTGGGGTTCTAATTACTGAAGATATTCCTGAAAGTGTTGCTGTTGAATTAAGAGAATTATTTTCTCAGGTCCAGCATGACTTATTCGATCTTGGGGGTGAGTTATGTATCCCCAATTACACCCTCCTAAAAGAAGAGCAAGTGGCTCAATTGGATGGATGGTTGGCTAAATACAACGCCACGCTGCCTAAGTTGGAAGAATTTATTTTGCCGGGTGGCTCAAGAGCAGCTGCGCAAGCGCATGTTTGTCGAACTGTTTGCCGCCGGGCTGAAAGATCTATTGTGAAGTTGGGTAAACATGAAGCTATTCATGATAGCCCTAGGCAATATGTCAATCGTTTGTCGGATTTGTTATTTGTTATAGCTAGAGTATTAAATCAGTCTGGTGGTGGCGCAGACGTTTTATGGAAACATAAAAAAGAGCCTAAATAG
- a CDS encoding 3-deoxy-7-phosphoheptulonate synthase, giving the protein MSKKTLGNIDNWYASVDKTSETDDERIQEITVLPPPEHLIRFFPIQGTATEKLINSTRKKIRNIMHGDDDRLLVIIGPCSIHDPSAAIEYANRLLEQRQKYAGELEIVMRIYFEKPRTTVGWKGLINDPYLDESYKIDQGLRIARQLLIEINRIGMPAGSEFLDVISPQYIGDLISWGAIGARTTESQVHRELASGISAPIGFKNGTDGNIKIATDAIQSANRPHHFLSVHKNGQVAIVETKGNSDCHVILRGGKTPNYDAESVAKACAELEASKLPGTLMVDCSHANSSKQHERQIEVAKDIANQLASGSKQVFGVMIESHLNEGAQKFTPGKDDPANLKYGTSITDACINWDDSLDVLEILAQGVKKRRTQK; this is encoded by the coding sequence ATGAGCAAGAAAACTCTAGGCAACATAGATAACTGGTATGCAAGCGTCGATAAAACCTCAGAGACCGACGATGAACGCATTCAGGAAATTACCGTGTTACCACCCCCAGAGCATCTCATTCGCTTCTTTCCAATTCAGGGAACCGCGACTGAAAAACTAATTAATAGCACACGTAAAAAAATACGTAACATCATGCATGGCGACGATGACCGCCTATTAGTGATTATTGGACCATGCTCCATTCATGATCCAAGCGCCGCTATTGAGTACGCTAATCGCCTACTAGAACAACGTCAAAAATACGCTGGCGAACTAGAGATTGTGATGCGCATCTACTTTGAAAAACCAAGAACAACTGTTGGTTGGAAAGGTTTAATTAACGACCCTTACCTAGATGAAAGCTACAAAATTGATCAAGGCTTAAGGATTGCCAGACAGTTACTCATTGAAATCAATCGCATCGGCATGCCTGCCGGCAGTGAGTTTTTGGATGTTATTTCCCCACAATACATTGGCGACCTCATTTCATGGGGAGCTATTGGCGCCCGCACAACCGAAAGTCAAGTTCACCGTGAACTAGCTTCTGGTATTTCAGCGCCAATTGGTTTTAAGAATGGCACAGACGGCAATATCAAAATTGCTACGGATGCGATTCAATCAGCCAACAGACCTCACCACTTCCTATCTGTTCATAAAAATGGTCAGGTGGCGATTGTTGAAACAAAAGGCAATTCAGACTGTCACGTTATTTTGCGCGGCGGCAAAACACCCAACTACGATGCAGAGAGTGTGGCAAAAGCATGTGCCGAACTAGAAGCGTCAAAACTACCCGGCACCTTGATGGTTGATTGCTCACATGCCAACTCAAGCAAACAACATGAACGTCAAATTGAAGTAGCTAAGGATATTGCCAACCAATTAGCCTCTGGTTCAAAACAGGTATTTGGCGTAATGATTGAAAGTCACTTGAATGAAGGTGCCCAAAAGTTCACCCCAGGAAAAGATGATCCTGCCAATCTTAAATACGGCACAAGCATCACAGATGCCTGCATCAACTGGGATGACTCATTAGATGTTTTAGAAATTCTCGCGCAAGGCGTTAAAAAACGTCGCACACAGAAATAA
- a CDS encoding FAD-linked oxidase C-terminal domain-containing protein, whose product MDTTLPPTPAEILAKQKELVDALRPLLPQESLLWEPEDTIPYECDGLAAYRQMPLAVALPENQEQAVAVIKVCQKLQVPIVPRGSGTGLSGGAMPIAQGLVLSLAKLKKIIHIDPIARTAVVQPGVRNLAISEAVAKHGLYYAPDPSSQIACSIGGNVSENSGGVHCLKYGLTLHNILKVKAILMNGEVVEFGSLAPDAPGLDLLSILVGSEGMLAVITEVTVKLVPKPQLAQVIMASFDDVEKGGNAVAAIIAAGIIPAGLEMMDKAATRAVEEFVHAGYDINAEAILLCESDGTPEEVAEEIGRMTDVLNQCGAIRIQVSQSEAERLKFWSGRKNAFPAAGRISPDYYCMDGTIPRQHIATLLKRIQDMEKKYQLRCMNVFHAGDGNMHPLILFNGSDQDEWHRAEEFGSDILETCVELGGTITGEHGVGIEKINSMCVQFGEAERNMFWSVKASFDPEKLLNPDKAIPTLNRCAEYGRMRITGGALPHPELERF is encoded by the coding sequence ATGGACACAACCTTACCCCCTACTCCTGCCGAAATTTTGGCCAAGCAAAAAGAGCTCGTAGATGCTCTTAGACCTTTACTCCCCCAAGAGTCATTGCTTTGGGAACCAGAGGATACGATTCCTTATGAATGTGACGGCCTAGCCGCTTACAGACAAATGCCTCTAGCAGTTGCCTTGCCTGAGAACCAAGAACAAGCAGTGGCGGTGATTAAGGTGTGTCAAAAACTACAAGTTCCAATTGTTCCGAGAGGATCTGGCACCGGCCTATCTGGTGGAGCAATGCCAATAGCTCAAGGATTAGTACTATCCCTAGCTAAATTAAAGAAAATTATTCATATTGATCCAATTGCTAGAACTGCTGTCGTACAACCTGGCGTTAGAAATTTAGCTATTTCAGAAGCAGTAGCAAAACATGGTCTGTACTACGCACCAGATCCATCATCACAAATCGCCTGCTCTATTGGCGGTAACGTTAGCGAAAACTCTGGCGGCGTTCACTGCCTTAAATATGGCCTAACCTTACATAACATTCTTAAAGTAAAAGCCATTTTGATGAATGGCGAAGTCGTTGAATTTGGGAGCCTAGCCCCTGACGCACCCGGACTGGACTTACTCTCCATCCTAGTGGGTAGCGAAGGCATGCTAGCTGTTATCACGGAAGTAACCGTCAAATTAGTTCCCAAACCTCAATTAGCTCAAGTCATCATGGCTAGTTTTGATGATGTAGAAAAAGGTGGCAATGCTGTTGCAGCGATTATTGCCGCAGGCATCATTCCCGCAGGCTTAGAAATGATGGATAAAGCCGCTACTAGAGCTGTTGAAGAATTTGTTCATGCTGGATACGACATTAATGCGGAAGCCATTCTGCTATGCGAATCCGACGGCACTCCGGAAGAAGTCGCTGAAGAAATCGGGCGCATGACCGATGTACTCAATCAATGTGGCGCCATTAGGATTCAGGTATCTCAAAGCGAAGCTGAGCGCCTTAAATTTTGGAGCGGTCGAAAAAATGCTTTCCCTGCTGCAGGCAGAATCTCTCCTGACTATTACTGCATGGATGGCACGATTCCAAGACAACATATCGCGACTTTATTAAAGCGCATTCAAGATATGGAGAAAAAATACCAATTACGCTGCATGAATGTCTTCCATGCAGGCGATGGCAACATGCATCCATTAATTCTATTTAATGGGTCCGACCAAGATGAATGGCATAGGGCCGAAGAGTTTGGCAGTGATATTTTAGAAACCTGTGTTGAATTAGGTGGCACCATTACCGGTGAACACGGTGTTGGCATTGAAAAGATCAACTCTATGTGCGTTCAATTTGGCGAAGCCGAGAGAAATATGTTTTGGTCGGTAAAGGCCTCTTTCGATCCGGAAAAATTATTAAATCCAGATAAAGCCATTCCAACATTAAATCGATGCGCCGAGTATGGGCGCATGCGCATTACAGGTGGCGCCCTACCTCACCCAGAATTGGAGCGCTTCTAA